In one Lachnospiraceae bacterium GAM79 genomic region, the following are encoded:
- a CDS encoding LytTR family DNA-binding domain-containing protein, which yields MIHIAICDDSKQERQILAALFKRYQELHATPLQIHIFQNGFSLLDAIDQGKRFDITILDILMPGENGIEIARNIRASGTDTEIIFLTSSPEYAVDSYEVKAQNYLLKPVTEEKFFASIDSILAELDEKDTASFIIYTTEKQYSRIRVSSLVYGEVTHRTITLHLADQTMISAVMTFTEFQDILKTYPDFIYPHRSYAVNMNYIQYVTKSDIILTDGQKIPLSRNNYTKISEQFLNFAYTNSFGK from the coding sequence TTGATACATATAGCGATTTGTGACGACAGCAAACAGGAACGGCAGATACTGGCAGCGCTTTTCAAACGATATCAGGAGCTTCATGCCACACCGCTTCAGATTCATATATTTCAAAATGGCTTCTCATTACTGGATGCCATCGATCAAGGAAAACGATTTGATATTACGATCCTGGACATTTTAATGCCAGGAGAAAACGGAATTGAGATTGCGAGAAATATCAGAGCTTCCGGAACAGATACCGAGATCATATTCCTGACAAGTTCTCCGGAATATGCGGTAGACAGCTACGAAGTAAAAGCCCAGAACTATCTGTTAAAACCGGTAACCGAAGAAAAATTTTTTGCCTCCATAGATTCCATTCTTGCCGAACTGGATGAGAAAGATACCGCAAGCTTCATCATTTATACAACAGAGAAGCAGTACAGCCGGATCCGGGTATCCTCTCTGGTCTATGGTGAGGTCACACACAGAACCATCACCTTACATCTGGCAGATCAGACCATGATCTCTGCCGTAATGACCTTTACGGAATTTCAGGATATTCTGAAAACCTATCCGGACTTTATATATCCACACCGTTCTTATGCGGTAAATATGAATTACATTCAATATGTTACGAAAAGCGATATCATCCTGACAGACGGTCAGAAGATTCCGCTTTCCAGAAATAACTACACGAAGATTTCGGAACAGTTTTTAAATTTTGCCTATACAAACTCTTTTGGGAAATAA